The following are encoded together in the Streptomyces tsukubensis genome:
- a CDS encoding ABC transporter ATP-binding protein: protein MAGPGGRMAAGASGQRSMDFKGSSTRLLSRFKPERGTLWLMLTAAVLSVACSVIGPKILGRATDLIFGGIIGRGMPSGLTKDQAVRAARERGDGRTADLLSGMDFTPGKGIDFDRIGTVLLLALVMFLAAGLLMAVSTRLSNRVINRVVFRMREDVQTKLSRLPLSYFDKRQRGEVLSRATNDIDNISQTLQQSTGQLVNSLLTIVGVLVMMFWISPLLALVALVTVPLSALVAARVGKRSQPQFVRQWRTTGKLNAHVEEMYTGHALVKVFGRQEESAKSFAEQNEALYEAAFKAQFNSGIMQPLMMFVSNLNYVLVAVVGGLRVASGALSIGDVQAFVQYSRQFSQPLTQVASMANLIQSGVASAERVFELLDADEQSADPVPAERPDVVRGRVELEHVSFRYEEDKPLIEDLSLAVEPGHTVAIVGPTGAGKTTLVNLLMRFYDVTAGRITLDGVDIARMTRDDLRAGIGMVLQDTWLFGGTIAENIAYGAPKDVTREQIEEAAAAAHADRFVRTLPEGYDTVIDDEGTGVSAGEKQLITIARAFLSDPVILVLDEATSSVDTRTEVLIQKAMAKLAHGRTSFVIAHRLSTIRDADTILVMENGSIVEQGTHDDLLSAEGAYARLYAAQFAQAVAEVD from the coding sequence ATGGCCGGGCCGGGTGGACGAATGGCGGCCGGCGCGTCCGGGCAGCGTTCGATGGATTTCAAGGGGTCGAGCACCCGTCTGCTGTCACGGTTCAAACCCGAGCGCGGGACGCTCTGGTTGATGCTCACGGCGGCGGTGCTGAGCGTCGCGTGTTCCGTGATCGGACCGAAGATCCTTGGCCGGGCGACCGACCTGATCTTCGGCGGGATCATCGGGCGCGGGATGCCCTCGGGCCTCACCAAGGACCAGGCGGTGCGGGCGGCGCGAGAGCGGGGCGACGGCAGGACCGCGGATCTGCTCTCCGGGATGGACTTCACGCCGGGCAAGGGCATCGATTTCGACAGGATCGGCACCGTTCTGCTGCTGGCCCTCGTGATGTTCCTGGCGGCCGGGCTGCTGATGGCGGTCTCCACCCGGCTGTCGAACCGGGTGATCAACCGGGTGGTCTTCCGGATGCGTGAGGACGTCCAGACGAAGCTGTCGCGGCTGCCGCTCTCGTACTTCGACAAGCGTCAGCGCGGTGAGGTGCTGAGCCGGGCCACGAACGACATCGACAACATCTCGCAGACGCTCCAGCAGAGCACGGGCCAGCTCGTGAACTCACTGCTCACCATCGTCGGCGTGCTGGTGATGATGTTCTGGATCTCGCCGCTGCTCGCGCTGGTGGCGCTGGTGACGGTGCCGCTCTCCGCGTTGGTGGCCGCCCGGGTCGGCAAGCGGTCGCAGCCGCAGTTCGTACGGCAGTGGCGGACCACGGGGAAGCTGAACGCCCATGTGGAGGAGATGTACACGGGGCACGCCCTGGTGAAGGTGTTCGGGCGCCAGGAGGAGTCGGCGAAATCCTTCGCCGAGCAGAACGAGGCGTTGTACGAGGCCGCGTTCAAGGCGCAGTTCAACAGCGGCATCATGCAGCCGCTGATGATGTTCGTGTCGAACCTGAACTACGTGCTCGTCGCGGTCGTCGGCGGTCTGCGGGTGGCCTCGGGCGCGCTCTCCATCGGTGACGTGCAGGCGTTCGTGCAGTACTCGCGGCAGTTCTCGCAGCCGCTGACGCAGGTCGCCTCGATGGCCAACCTCATCCAGTCGGGCGTCGCTTCCGCCGAGCGGGTCTTCGAACTCCTCGACGCGGACGAGCAGAGCGCGGACCCCGTACCCGCCGAGCGCCCCGACGTGGTGCGCGGCAGGGTCGAGCTGGAGCACGTGTCGTTCCGCTACGAGGAGGACAAGCCGCTCATCGAGGATCTGTCGCTCGCGGTGGAGCCAGGACACACGGTGGCCATCGTCGGCCCGACAGGCGCGGGCAAGACGACGCTGGTCAATCTGCTGATGAGGTTCTACGACGTCACCGCGGGCCGGATCACCCTGGACGGTGTCGACATCGCGCGGATGACCCGTGACGATCTGCGGGCCGGGATCGGCATGGTGCTCCAGGACACCTGGCTGTTCGGCGGGACCATCGCGGAGAACATCGCGTACGGGGCGCCGAAGGACGTCACACGTGAGCAGATCGAGGAGGCGGCCGCCGCTGCCCACGCGGACCGTTTCGTCCGTACGCTGCCCGAGGGCTACGACACGGTGATCGATGACGAGGGTACCGGGGTCAGCGCGGGCGAGAAGCAGCTCATCACCATCGCGCGGGCGTTCCTCTCCGATCCGGTGATCCTGGTTCTCGACGAGGCGACCAGTTCGGTGGACACCCGTACCGAGGTGCTGATCCAGAAGGCGATGGCGAAGCTGGCGCACGGCCGCACCAGTTTCGTGATCGCCCACCGTCTCTCGACCATCAGGGACGCGGACACCATCCTGGTGATGGAGAACGGTTCGATCGTCGAACAGGGCACGCACGACGACCTGTTGTCAGCCGAAGGCGCCTACGCGCGGCTCTACGCGGCACAGTTCGCCCAGGCGGTGGCCGAGGTCGACTGA